From Nitratidesulfovibrio vulgaris str. Hildenborough, a single genomic window includes:
- a CDS encoding manganese-dependent inorganic pyrophosphatase, producing MAVLVLGHMNPDTDSIIAAIGVADLMTKRGVAAKAVAQGAPTPESTFVLEKFGLTAPEVVSSVAGQKVILVDTTERAQLPADLGDAEILGVVDHHKLGDVTTPNPLEMWVWPVGCTGTVIKAMYDFYGIEVPKGIAGGLLCAILSDTVMFKSVTCTPQDKKAVEELAKIAGVADVMALGMDMFKVKSAVEGASMKDLVFRDYKDFDMNGNKVGIGQLEVVDLSILEPVKAGLYEEITRVKGEGRHSVFLLLTDIMKEGSEMLIVSDDPSKVEAAFGVKPEGTSVWLDGVMSRKKQVVPNFEKAFKG from the coding sequence ATGGCAGTTCTCGTTCTTGGTCACATGAATCCCGATACCGACTCGATCATCGCCGCCATCGGCGTTGCCGACCTGATGACCAAGCGCGGCGTCGCCGCCAAGGCCGTCGCTCAGGGTGCCCCCACCCCCGAGTCCACGTTCGTTCTCGAAAAGTTCGGTCTCACCGCTCCTGAAGTGGTGTCCTCCGTCGCCGGTCAGAAGGTGATCCTTGTCGACACCACCGAACGCGCCCAGCTTCCTGCCGACCTCGGCGACGCTGAAATCCTCGGCGTTGTCGACCACCACAAGCTTGGTGACGTGACCACCCCCAACCCGCTTGAAATGTGGGTATGGCCCGTGGGCTGCACTGGCACCGTGATCAAGGCCATGTACGACTTCTACGGCATCGAAGTGCCCAAGGGTATCGCCGGAGGCCTCCTCTGTGCCATCCTTTCCGATACCGTCATGTTCAAGTCGGTCACCTGCACCCCGCAGGACAAGAAGGCCGTCGAAGAGCTCGCCAAGATCGCCGGTGTTGCCGACGTGATGGCCCTCGGTATGGACATGTTCAAGGTGAAGTCCGCTGTTGAAGGCGCTTCCATGAAGGACCTCGTCTTCCGTGACTACAAGGACTTCGACATGAACGGCAACAAGGTCGGCATCGGCCAGCTTGAAGTCGTCGACCTGTCCATCCTTGAGCCCGTGAAGGCTGGCCTGTACGAAGAAATCACCCGCGTGAAGGGCGAAGGCCGTCACAGCGTGTTCCTGCTGCTTACCGACATCATGAAGGAAGGCTCGGAAATGCTGATCGTTTCCGACGATCCTTCGAAGGTCGAAGCCGCGTTCGGCGTGAAGCCCGAAGGCACCTCCGTGTGGCTGGACGGCGTGATGAGCCGCAAGAAGCAGGTCGTTCCCAACTTCGAAAAGGCCTTCAAGGGCTAA
- a CDS encoding PTS sugar transporter subunit IIA: MRLDEYLSKDLIIHEISASTKEEVLAELVNAVCRAHPEVDGRAALKVLHEREQLGTTGIGDGIAIPHGKLSDLGRIVLSVGRSSAGFGFDSLDGKPVHIVFLVLAPEHVAGMHLRVLAHISRLLKDVAFRRALIEAPDANAMWELLSKA; the protein is encoded by the coding sequence ATGCGGCTTGACGAGTATCTTAGCAAAGACCTCATAATTCACGAGATCTCCGCCAGCACCAAGGAAGAGGTGCTGGCGGAACTTGTGAATGCCGTTTGCCGGGCTCACCCTGAGGTAGACGGGCGTGCAGCGCTGAAAGTGCTGCACGAGCGCGAGCAACTCGGTACGACTGGCATCGGCGACGGCATCGCCATCCCCCACGGCAAACTGTCCGACCTCGGGCGCATCGTTCTGAGTGTCGGTCGTAGCAGTGCCGGATTCGGCTTCGACTCGCTTGACGGCAAGCCCGTGCACATCGTGTTTCTGGTGCTTGCCCCGGAACATGTGGCGGGCATGCATCTGCGCGTTCTGGCGCACATATCGCGGTTGCTGAAAGACGTCGCATTCAGAAGGGCATTGATAGAAGCCCCTGATGCGAATGCAATGTGGGAACTTCTTTCAAAGGCTTGA
- the rpoN gene encoding RNA polymerase factor sigma-54 produces the protein MALELRQQLKLSQQLVMTPQLQQAIRLLQLSRLELVETVQQELLENPFLEEGMDEGAASSASEASSRKDESAPEAYDRELSRNADWEDYLGEFASSSRQAQVRETELPEEMTAFEARYSARPSLEGHLMWQLRLSRLTEDQKGIGETIIGNIGSSGYLQASVEDIAEMCGADASEVIPVLHAVQRFDPVGVASRTPQECLLIQIEMLGYDRDRVLVELVRDHLEDLETRRYKPLLRKFKLDMDDLKEYLDIIQSLDPMPGSSFGGSDPMFVSPDVFVYKYDDEFVIVLNDDGLPHLQLSSLYDQSLAGVTGKDKDFVQEKVRSASWLIKSLYQRQRTLYKVVESIIKYQRGFFEDGVTRLRPLILKDIADDISMHESTVSRITTNKFVATPHGVFELKFFFNSALELDDGSQVGSESVKALIKKLIGEENPKEPLSDERIGEILKEQLQVNIARRTVAKYRTAMNIPSSSKRKEVF, from the coding sequence ATGGCACTCGAACTTAGACAGCAACTCAAGCTGAGTCAGCAGCTTGTCATGACGCCACAACTGCAGCAGGCCATACGCCTTTTGCAATTGTCACGTCTTGAGCTTGTCGAGACCGTTCAGCAAGAGCTTCTTGAGAATCCGTTCCTTGAAGAAGGAATGGATGAAGGCGCTGCATCTTCTGCCTCAGAAGCCTCCTCGCGTAAAGACGAATCTGCGCCGGAGGCGTATGACAGGGAATTGTCGCGTAATGCCGACTGGGAAGACTATCTTGGCGAATTCGCCAGCTCTTCGCGGCAGGCGCAGGTACGCGAAACTGAACTCCCCGAGGAGATGACCGCGTTCGAGGCGCGCTATTCTGCCCGCCCATCGCTTGAAGGGCATCTCATGTGGCAGTTGCGTCTTTCGCGTCTTACAGAAGACCAGAAGGGCATCGGTGAAACCATCATCGGCAATATCGGCTCTTCGGGATATCTTCAGGCCTCTGTCGAAGACATTGCAGAGATGTGTGGTGCCGATGCTTCCGAAGTCATTCCGGTATTGCACGCCGTCCAGCGTTTCGACCCGGTAGGTGTTGCCTCGCGGACTCCGCAGGAATGTCTGCTGATTCAGATCGAAATGCTTGGCTACGACCGCGACCGTGTTCTCGTCGAACTCGTTCGCGACCACCTCGAAGACCTTGAAACCCGCCGTTACAAGCCGCTGCTGCGCAAGTTCAAACTCGACATGGATGATCTCAAGGAATACCTTGATATCATACAGTCTCTCGACCCCATGCCAGGTTCGAGCTTCGGGGGCAGCGACCCCATGTTCGTAAGCCCCGACGTGTTCGTGTACAAATACGACGATGAATTCGTCATCGTGCTTAACGACGACGGGCTGCCCCATCTGCAACTCAGTTCGCTGTACGACCAGAGTCTTGCCGGTGTGACGGGCAAGGACAAGGACTTCGTGCAAGAGAAGGTGCGTTCCGCGTCGTGGCTCATCAAGAGCCTCTATCAACGGCAACGCACCCTGTACAAGGTCGTTGAAAGTATTATCAAGTACCAGAGGGGGTTCTTCGAGGATGGCGTGACCCGTTTACGGCCACTCATCCTCAAGGACATCGCCGACGACATCAGTATGCACGAGTCGACCGTGAGTCGCATCACGACGAACAAGTTCGTCGCCACGCCTCACGGTGTGTTCGAGCTCAAGTTCTTCTTCAACAGTGCGCTCGAACTTGATGATGGCAGCCAGGTCGGTTCAGAGAGTGTCAAGGCTCTGATCAAGAAACTCATCGGCGAGGAGAATCCCAAGGAACCTCTGAGCGATGAGCGAATCGGCGAGATACTGAAGGAACAGCTTCAGGTTAATATTGCCCGGCGTACGGTTGCGAAGTATCGTACAGCCATGAATATCCCCTCTTCGTCCAAGCGTAAGGAAGTTTTCTGA
- a CDS encoding PTS sugar transporter subunit IIC, whose product MGLSRRFFFALFALLRYEVNLGFLERPLSVGFIWGAITGEWQMALSLAVFHELLWLDLFPAGTYIPPNGVLSLLLCLVVAGRFNLPSPDLLAVPLLLVLPAALCGAQLEYLLRKRENRQYNAILHWGRQPGDDRVLPAKIVRSSLLWHGFAQFLLFVAWSLVLDVTIRIFASAFGYIPRVSGVMWGHLWFVAGLGGILSLRIRRAYVVFGFSLAAGVAALVVI is encoded by the coding sequence GTGGGCCTTTCCCGCCGCTTTTTTTTTGCCCTGTTCGCTTTGCTCCGCTATGAGGTCAACCTCGGCTTTCTAGAGCGTCCGCTCTCGGTCGGATTCATATGGGGGGCTATCACAGGTGAGTGGCAGATGGCCCTATCACTCGCCGTATTCCATGAACTGCTCTGGCTCGACCTTTTCCCCGCCGGTACCTACATCCCGCCCAACGGTGTTCTCTCCCTGCTGCTATGCCTTGTGGTGGCAGGGCGTTTCAATCTCCCATCACCCGACCTTCTGGCTGTTCCGCTGCTGCTTGTTCTGCCTGCCGCTCTTTGCGGTGCCCAACTCGAATACCTGCTGCGCAAGCGCGAGAACAGGCAGTACAACGCCATACTGCACTGGGGCCGTCAGCCGGGGGACGATCGCGTATTGCCTGCAAAGATCGTGAGGTCGTCGCTTCTGTGGCACGGGTTTGCCCAGTTCCTTCTGTTCGTCGCGTGGTCGCTTGTGCTTGATGTCACGATTCGCATCTTTGCATCGGCATTCGGGTATATTCCGCGTGTCAGCGGGGTAATGTGGGGGCATCTGTGGTTCGTTGCGGGACTTGGTGGCATACTGTCCCTTCGCATCCGCAGGGCGTATGTCGTTTTCGGTTTTTCGTTGGCAGCCGGGGTCGCCGCGCTTGTCGTCATCTGA
- a CDS encoding LptA/OstA family protein has translation MASRLVPFLLSLTMAAAVAFPVPTACAQPKATANPAQKSVPTTVTAQRMQYDANKQSVVFEGDVYVKRPDFELWSVKLTLHLGKSKEGKSGGDVPGGMDAGEIERIVAEKNVRMVREGRNGTCQKATYTTNDGLMIMEGSPVLFDKENVVKGEVIYFYTRENRSEVHGGTSRPVEAVFTSSSSASLPGAEKAKESE, from the coding sequence ATGGCCAGTAGGCTTGTTCCCTTTCTTCTCTCCCTGACCATGGCTGCTGCCGTGGCGTTTCCTGTGCCGACCGCCTGCGCGCAGCCCAAGGCGACCGCGAATCCCGCCCAGAAATCTGTACCGACCACTGTCACCGCGCAGCGCATGCAGTATGATGCGAACAAGCAGAGTGTCGTGTTCGAGGGCGATGTATACGTCAAGCGTCCCGACTTCGAACTGTGGTCGGTGAAGCTGACGCTGCACCTTGGCAAGTCCAAGGAAGGCAAGAGCGGTGGAGACGTGCCGGGTGGCATGGATGCCGGTGAGATTGAACGTATCGTCGCCGAGAAGAATGTACGGATGGTGCGCGAAGGGCGTAACGGTACATGTCAGAAGGCCACCTATACCACCAATGACGGGCTCATGATCATGGAAGGCTCGCCTGTCCTCTTCGACAAGGAGAACGTGGTGAAGGGCGAGGTCATCTATTTCTACACTCGCGAGAATCGAAGCGAAGTGCATGGTGGCACCTCGCGCCCTGTAGAGGCCGTGTTCACCTCTTCGTCTTCCGCGTCGCTGCCCGGAGCGGAAAAGGCAAAGGAGTCTGAATGA
- a CDS encoding PTS sugar transporter subunit IIA, with the protein MTEKDNVEARVGVIIVTHADYGSALLRAAEFILGAQSDCTSISIDVSQEVGETVTRLKEAVGRLDKGNGAIILTDMFGGTPTNLSLSLLATSNVEVVTGVNLPMLLKVFGSRTMPLAQLAAEAGEAGGKGIIVAGQMLRSKTRNG; encoded by the coding sequence ATGACCGAGAAGGATAACGTTGAAGCGAGGGTAGGGGTCATTATCGTTACCCACGCTGACTATGGCAGTGCCCTTCTGCGTGCCGCAGAGTTCATTCTGGGGGCACAGAGCGACTGCACGTCCATCAGTATCGACGTTTCGCAGGAGGTGGGCGAGACGGTGACCCGCCTCAAGGAGGCTGTGGGCAGGCTTGACAAGGGAAACGGGGCGATCATTCTCACCGACATGTTCGGCGGCACGCCCACGAACCTCAGCCTGTCGCTGTTGGCGACGTCCAATGTCGAGGTCGTCACCGGGGTGAACCTGCCCATGCTGCTGAAAGTCTTCGGCAGCCGCACCATGCCCCTGGCCCAGCTTGCTGCTGAAGCGGGAGAGGCGGGCGGAAAGGGTATCATCGTTGCCGGGCAGATGCTCCGCAGCAAGACCCGGAATGGCTGA
- the lptB gene encoding LPS export ABC transporter ATP-binding protein: MMAVLQGEDLRKRFGQREVVRGVSVSVQQGEIVGLLGPNGAGKTTTFYMLTGIIKPTAGIVRLDGQDIADWPLHERARVGLSYLPQESSVFKRLTVRENLEIILEHTGLPAARQKERAEALMADFGIAHLASSRAMHLSGGERRRLEIARCMIREPKFVLLDEPFAGIDPLAVGDIQGLIRKLRDRGIGVLISDHNVRETLTICDRAYLVHQGQVILDGTPEHIVGDEQARLVYLGADFCL, translated from the coding sequence ATGATGGCCGTATTGCAAGGCGAAGATCTGCGTAAGCGGTTCGGGCAGCGCGAGGTCGTGCGGGGTGTCTCCGTCTCGGTACAGCAGGGCGAGATCGTCGGGTTGCTCGGGCCCAACGGCGCGGGCAAGACCACGACGTTCTACATGCTCACAGGCATCATCAAACCCACGGCTGGCATCGTCCGACTGGACGGACAGGACATCGCCGACTGGCCTTTGCATGAGCGCGCTCGCGTGGGGTTGAGCTATCTGCCTCAGGAGAGCTCCGTATTCAAGAGGCTCACCGTTCGTGAAAACCTTGAGATCATCCTCGAGCATACCGGGCTTCCGGCTGCCAGACAGAAGGAGCGTGCCGAGGCGCTGATGGCGGACTTCGGTATCGCGCATCTTGCCAGTTCGCGTGCCATGCACCTTTCGGGCGGTGAGCGGCGCAGACTCGAGATCGCGCGGTGCATGATCCGCGAACCCAAGTTCGTGCTGCTCGATGAACCATTCGCAGGCATCGACCCGCTTGCCGTGGGTGATATTCAGGGGCTTATCCGCAAGCTGCGTGATCGCGGGATAGGGGTGCTCATCTCCGACCATAACGTGCGGGAGACGCTCACCATCTGTGACCGGGCGTACCTGGTCCATCAGGGGCAGGTCATTCTGGACGGCACACCCGAGCATATCGTAGGTGACGAACAGGCCCGTCTTGTCTATCTTGGGGCGGACTTCTGCCTCTAG
- the hpf gene encoding ribosome hibernation-promoting factor, HPF/YfiA family, with translation MNIAFTFKNFEPSEHLKKYARRRFEKLARFVGKSANLELQVALSLDKFRQKAEVQLVGDSINIAAVEQSEDMYATIDLVLDKLEAQLKKHVSRVKERRRSARTNANIDVFTYHTEGEGEDRAIVGTDQFVPKPLHVDEAAMQLDALDYEFLVFLNAESERINVIYRRRNGDFGLIDPVV, from the coding sequence ATGAACATCGCATTCACGTTCAAGAACTTCGAGCCCTCGGAACACCTCAAGAAGTACGCCCGTCGTCGCTTCGAAAAGCTCGCCCGGTTCGTCGGCAAGTCTGCCAACCTCGAGTTGCAGGTGGCCCTTTCTCTGGACAAGTTCCGTCAGAAGGCCGAAGTCCAGCTTGTGGGCGACAGCATCAACATCGCCGCCGTCGAGCAGTCCGAAGACATGTACGCGACCATCGACCTCGTACTCGACAAGCTCGAAGCACAACTCAAGAAGCATGTCTCCCGCGTCAAGGAAAGACGGCGCTCTGCCCGGACGAATGCCAATATCGACGTGTTCACCTATCATACTGAAGGTGAGGGTGAAGACAGGGCCATCGTGGGTACCGACCAGTTCGTGCCCAAGCCTCTGCACGTTGACGAGGCTGCCATGCAGCTTGATGCGCTCGATTACGAGTTCCTCGTCTTCCTGAATGCCGAATCGGAACGGATCAACGTGATCTACCGCCGCAGGAACGGCGACTTCGGGCTCATCGACCCCGTCGTCTAG
- the rapZ gene encoding RNase adapter RapZ, with the protein MSSPARSADDGFEAGFPVLIVSGLSGAGKSTVLNVFEDLRYFTVDGLPVRLAPDMVRVLDAQALEQYQGIVLGMDLREAEFVQQFEQALARLQEMGVRPVLLFIEAEQGELMRRYATTRRPHPLESEGMGLELALAEERRRLAPVREAADLVFDTTSFSIHDLRRVIQRRWSSLKGRMRSLRVNIISFGYKYGVPKEADLVFDLRFLPNPYFDTSLRPQSGLDAPVVEYVFGTDSARTFRDRFIDFMTYLLPLYEAEGRYRIAVAIGCTGGRHRSVATAEALLDVLRKSDYAVTIEHRHLELG; encoded by the coding sequence ATGTCGAGCCCCGCGCGTTCTGCCGATGACGGCTTCGAAGCCGGATTCCCCGTCCTCATCGTCTCCGGACTCTCCGGGGCTGGCAAGAGCACTGTTCTCAACGTCTTCGAAGACCTGCGGTATTTCACTGTCGACGGTCTGCCCGTGCGTCTTGCGCCCGACATGGTTCGAGTCCTCGATGCACAGGCTCTTGAGCAGTATCAGGGCATAGTGCTTGGCATGGACCTCCGCGAGGCTGAGTTCGTACAGCAGTTCGAACAGGCCTTGGCCCGCCTTCAGGAAATGGGCGTCAGGCCTGTGTTGCTTTTCATCGAAGCGGAGCAGGGCGAGCTTATGCGGCGTTATGCGACAACGCGACGTCCGCACCCGCTTGAAAGCGAAGGTATGGGGCTGGAGTTGGCCCTTGCCGAAGAAAGGCGACGCCTTGCCCCAGTGCGTGAGGCGGCCGACCTTGTTTTCGACACCACGTCCTTTTCCATCCATGACCTGCGGCGCGTCATCCAGCGACGCTGGAGCAGCCTGAAGGGGCGCATGCGTTCGCTACGGGTGAACATCATCTCCTTCGGCTACAAATACGGCGTCCCGAAAGAGGCCGACCTGGTCTTCGACTTGCGCTTTCTGCCCAACCCCTATTTCGACACCTCCCTGCGCCCCCAGTCCGGTCTGGATGCTCCTGTCGTCGAGTATGTGTTCGGCACGGATTCAGCCCGGACGTTTCGAGACAGATTCATCGATTTCATGACCTATCTGCTCCCCCTGTATGAAGCCGAAGGAAGGTACCGCATCGCCGTTGCCATCGGCTGTACGGGGGGGCGGCATCGCTCCGTCGCCACCGCAGAGGCATTGCTCGATGTCCTGCGTAAATCCGATTATGCGGTGACGATCGAACATCGTCACCTAGAACTGGGTTGA
- a CDS encoding PTS sugar transporter subunit IIB, which produces MFWYRIDNRLVHGQIIEAWLPYTGATRLLVVNDALASDDLQQQIISLAIPGRVEVRFLRVDELKAVVTAGGAGRVETLVLVANCGDARRLHDAGVQIGVLNVGNLHYSPGKKQLCAHVAVSDEDEGCMRYLQRGGIELDFRCVPNDPVEIKGW; this is translated from the coding sequence ATGTTCTGGTATCGCATCGACAATCGCCTCGTACATGGGCAAATCATCGAGGCGTGGCTGCCCTATACCGGGGCCACTCGTCTGCTTGTGGTCAACGATGCGCTCGCATCCGACGACTTGCAGCAGCAGATTATCTCTCTGGCTATTCCGGGCAGGGTTGAAGTGCGTTTCTTGCGTGTCGACGAACTCAAAGCCGTGGTGACTGCCGGTGGCGCGGGCAGGGTCGAGACCCTCGTGCTTGTCGCCAACTGCGGGGATGCCAGGCGCTTGCATGATGCTGGCGTGCAGATAGGCGTACTCAATGTCGGTAATCTACACTATTCTCCTGGCAAGAAACAACTTTGTGCCCATGTGGCCGTCTCGGACGAGGACGAAGGCTGTATGCGCTACCTGCAGCGCGGCGGCATAGAACTCGACTTTCGCTGTGTCCCCAACGACCCTGTAGAGATCAAGGGGTGGTGA